The Mesomycoplasma flocculare ATCC 27399 genome includes a window with the following:
- a CDS encoding YebC/PmpR family DNA-binding transcriptional regulator, with translation MAGHSKWANIKHRKGAQDALKAKVFNKFSKEIMVAVAKGGSDPNSNPSLRLIISKARAKSMPKSNIEKAIAKGEGSTNNGENYKEIIYSGTLSHGISVIIILLTDNVNRAIASLQALFRRANGQIGKQNSIPYLFEQKGYLEIAKGEIKEEDLMLFSLENGANDFEVNKESYLIYCDPRKINELKTELEKRFSLNFRAVEISYFPSTRVELDQETTEKILNQIDNFLDDEDIQNVYHNLKI, from the coding sequence ATGGCTGGACATTCAAAATGAGCAAATATCAAACACCGAAAAGGTGCCCAAGATGCCCTTAAAGCGAAAGTTTTTAATAAATTTTCTAAAGAAATAATGGTTGCAGTCGCAAAAGGCGGATCCGATCCGAATTCAAATCCATCATTAAGACTAATTATTTCCAAAGCACGTGCTAAATCAATGCCAAAATCAAATATTGAAAAAGCAATTGCAAAAGGCGAAGGGTCAACTAATAACGGCGAAAATTACAAAGAAATAATTTATTCAGGAACTTTATCTCACGGAATTAGCGTTATTATTATACTACTCACCGATAATGTTAATCGCGCAATTGCTTCCTTACAAGCGCTTTTTCGCCGGGCAAATGGCCAAATTGGAAAACAAAATTCAATTCCTTATTTATTTGAGCAAAAAGGTTACCTTGAAATTGCAAAAGGCGAAATAAAAGAAGAAGATTTAATGCTTTTTTCTCTTGAAAATGGTGCAAACGATTTTGAAGTCAATAAAGAAAGTTATTTAATCTATTGTGACCCACGAAAAATTAATGAACTAAAAACGGAACTTGAAAAAAGATTTTCACTAAATTTTAGGGCTGTTGAAATTAGTTATTTCCCTAGCACGCGAGTAGAATTGGACCAGGAAACTACAGAGAAAATTTTAAACCAAATCGATAATTTCCTTGATGATGAAGATATCCAGAACGTATATCATAATTTAAAAATTTAG
- a CDS encoding nicotinate-nucleotide adenylyltransferase, with protein MTFKKIAIYGGTFNPVHKAHIQIAQKAIEFLDLDKLFFVPNYLNPLKKRAKNIADPDFRYEMLKLVQIEKTEVSDFEIKAKKISYTIDTVNYFAKKYPESKLFLIIGSDNLRNFKLWKNYSQILEKVQLVVFARKNYPNLRRLKLYNALILPTKPPNFSSSEIRKGDFSGLDLKVRAFIGKNFLYADAILTSFLGNSPRLIHSKNTARLAKEYAKINNLDSKLAYYAGLFHDLTKKWTKSQHLDFLKSQKIETKNLREYQLHQLSAAIWLKNIYFLPFDQIIKAISCHTSLCFEMSLFDKMVYVADKLARGRRFLGVQKLRALARQDLEKAFKKLVKMSQNHHKDAPNSPEQNLIYEKHQN; from the coding sequence ATGACATTTAAAAAAATAGCAATTTATGGCGGAACTTTTAATCCAGTCCACAAAGCGCATATACAAATTGCGCAAAAAGCAATAGAATTTTTGGATTTAGACAAACTTTTTTTTGTTCCTAATTATTTGAATCCGTTAAAAAAAAGAGCAAAAAACATTGCAGATCCAGATTTTCGTTATGAAATGCTTAAATTAGTCCAAATTGAGAAAACAGAAGTATCAGATTTTGAAATTAAAGCAAAAAAAATTAGCTATACAATCGATACGGTTAACTATTTTGCTAAAAAGTATCCTGAATCAAAGCTATTTTTAATTATTGGTTCGGATAATCTTCGCAATTTTAAATTGTGAAAAAATTATTCTCAAATTCTGGAAAAAGTCCAACTTGTTGTTTTTGCGCGGAAAAATTATCCTAATTTACGACGACTTAAACTTTATAATGCCCTAATTTTGCCAACAAAACCTCCTAATTTTAGTTCCTCTGAGATTAGAAAAGGTGATTTTTCAGGTCTGGATTTAAAGGTTCGCGCATTTATTGGCAAGAATTTCCTTTATGCTGATGCAATTCTAACCAGTTTTCTAGGAAATTCGCCAAGATTAATACATTCAAAAAATACTGCCAGACTTGCAAAAGAGTATGCAAAAATCAATAATTTAGATTCAAAATTAGCCTATTATGCTGGCTTATTTCATGATCTTACAAAAAAATGAACAAAAAGCCAGCATCTTGATTTTTTAAAGTCTCAAAAAATTGAAACAAAAAATTTACGTGAATACCAATTACATCAACTTTCAGCCGCAATTTGGCTCAAAAATATTTATTTTTTACCTTTTGATCAAATAATTAAAGCAATTTCGTGTCATACAAGCCTTTGTTTTGAAATGTCCTTGTTTGATAAAATGGTCTATGTCGCAGATAAATTAGCCCGTGGTCGGAGATTTTTAGGAGTGCAAAAATTACGTGCTCTTGCACGACAAGATCTTGAAAAAGCATTTAAAAAATTGGTAAAAATGTCCCAAAACCACCATAAAGACGCCCCAAATTCACCGGAGCAAAATCTAATCTATGAAAAACACCAAAATTAG
- the nadE gene encoding NAD(+) synthase, which yields MKNKQDLQNYFNYLVAWIKKKVKKANKKGVIFGISGGVDSALVAVLAKNAFPDSHIGLIMPIRDMENDKSDIQLLVEKFNIISKEINLKPAFEILKTQFNLKNKLATSNIQPRLRMLSLYAFAQEFDYLVLGTDNFSEMYLGYFTKYGDGGADLLPIVNLTKTEVLQLATKIAIPETIVKKKPSANLWENQTDEAEMGFSYQELDLFFQNPNLVTKEIRDKITKLHNSSKHKRDKIPRPLKKLGEI from the coding sequence ATGAAAAATAAACAAGATTTACAAAACTATTTTAACTACCTCGTTGCGTGAATCAAAAAGAAAGTTAAAAAAGCGAATAAAAAGGGTGTTATTTTTGGAATTTCCGGGGGCGTTGACTCGGCTTTAGTTGCTGTTTTAGCAAAAAATGCTTTTCCTGATTCACATATTGGTCTTATAATGCCAATTCGGGATATGGAAAATGACAAATCTGATATTCAGTTATTAGTTGAAAAATTTAACATAATAAGTAAAGAAATTAACCTAAAACCGGCTTTTGAAATTTTAAAAACGCAGTTTAATTTAAAAAACAAATTAGCAACTTCTAATATTCAACCTCGTCTTAGAATGCTTTCGCTATACGCTTTTGCCCAAGAATTTGATTATTTGGTATTAGGAACAGATAATTTTTCGGAAATGTATCTTGGATATTTTACAAAATATGGCGATGGTGGTGCTGATTTATTGCCAATTGTTAATTTAACTAAAACGGAAGTCTTACAACTTGCAACAAAAATCGCCATTCCAGAAACAATAGTTAAGAAAAAACCAAGCGCAAATCTTTGAGAAAATCAAACTGATGAAGCAGAAATGGGATTTAGCTATCAAGAATTAGACCTTTTTTTTCAAAACCCAAATCTAGTAACTAAAGAAATCCGTGATAAGATCACTAAATTACACAATTCAAGCAAACATAAAAGAGATAAAATTCCGCGACCTTTGAAAAAATTAGGAGAAATTTAA
- a CDS encoding Cof-type HAD-IIB family hydrolase, which produces MKTSKTRFLFVLDLDGTVLSDSANSEIHPDTEAEIKKAVELGHVVCILTGRPWRSTKPIYERLGLNTIVANFNGAFVHNPTDNDFVPIINYINLNDILYIMGDKRVRAEISNIAIEGPGWAKIKKRDQQLEQVFGFNHLPNLKPGLNFHRIPLKPTCLIFDTKPTTNVSEFKIYLERRYGDLGEFSAWSKGENHTFVFDMTAIGVNKSKAVSMLSRYYKIDLDNIISIGDSYNDIGMFMVSTISVAMKNSPPQVKKQATVILNKSNKEGGVGDYIRRFLKNPQKEIEKSKKIKDIRSAVTVGTIDY; this is translated from the coding sequence ATGAAAACATCAAAAACCCGTTTTTTATTTGTTTTAGATCTTGACGGAACCGTTTTATCAGATAGCGCAAATTCGGAAATTCATCCTGATACTGAAGCGGAAATTAAAAAAGCGGTTGAATTAGGTCATGTCGTTTGTATTTTAACTGGAAGACCATGAAGGTCAACAAAGCCCATATATGAAAGACTTGGGTTAAACACGATTGTTGCTAACTTTAATGGCGCTTTTGTGCATAATCCAACTGACAATGATTTTGTTCCGATCATAAATTATATAAATTTAAATGATATTTTATACATTATGGGCGATAAGCGTGTAAGAGCCGAGATTTCTAATATCGCAATCGAAGGTCCAGGGTGAGCAAAAATTAAAAAGCGAGATCAACAACTTGAACAAGTTTTTGGCTTTAACCACCTGCCCAATTTAAAGCCCGGACTTAATTTTCACCGTATACCTTTAAAACCGACCTGTTTGATTTTTGATACTAAACCAACAACGAATGTAAGCGAATTTAAAATTTATTTAGAGCGAAGATATGGCGATTTAGGAGAGTTTTCTGCCTGATCTAAAGGGGAAAACCACACTTTTGTATTTGACATGACTGCAATCGGGGTCAATAAATCAAAAGCAGTTTCGATGTTATCACGTTATTATAAAATTGATCTTGATAATATAATCTCAATTGGCGATAGTTATAATGATATTGGAATGTTTATGGTTTCAACAATTTCGGTGGCAATGAAAAATTCGCCTCCACAGGTGAAAAAACAGGCAACAGTTATTCTCAATAAAAGTAACAAAGAAGGTGGAGTCGGGGATTATATCAGACGTTTTTTAAAAAATCCACAAAAAGAAATTGAAAAATCAAAAAAAATTAAGGATATTCGTTCAGCTGTTACAGTAGGAACAATTGATTATTAA
- a CDS encoding phosphorylase family protein, whose protein sequence is MKNTKIRTAIFYADVHEAQNLEHFGAKFLRNYKVFSKEISLWEYKNHAFFYINSGIGLINAAIFAQKIIAKFMITNIINYGACGANATVDFYKMKNQLIFPEKFYLLDVKTPWYPPGQLPYEPEFYQNNKIGKNSILGSSNSFIFKKEQVSEFTFVSFFDMEAFAFAQVSEKNNSNFYCIKYLTDQIENNSEIEEVNLAIKKGSKKAVKFVLELLSQL, encoded by the coding sequence ATGAAAAACACCAAAATTAGGACAGCAATTTTTTATGCCGATGTTCATGAGGCGCAAAATTTAGAACACTTTGGCGCAAAATTTCTTAGAAATTATAAAGTTTTTTCTAAAGAAATTTCACTTTGAGAGTATAAAAATCACGCTTTTTTTTATATAAATTCAGGAATTGGTCTTATTAATGCAGCAATCTTTGCTCAAAAAATTATAGCTAAATTTATGATTACAAATATAATTAACTATGGCGCATGTGGGGCAAATGCGACAGTTGATTTTTATAAAATGAAAAATCAGTTAATTTTTCCGGAAAAATTCTACCTTTTAGATGTTAAAACTCCTTGATATCCACCAGGGCAACTTCCATATGAGCCTGAATTTTATCAAAACAATAAAATCGGTAAAAATTCTATTCTTGGATCTTCGAATAGTTTCATTTTTAAAAAAGAGCAAGTTAGTGAGTTTACATTTGTTAGTTTTTTTGATATGGAAGCTTTTGCTTTTGCGCAAGTAAGTGAGAAAAATAATTCAAATTTTTATTGTATAAAATATTTAACGGATCAAATTGAAAATAATTCGGAAATAGAAGAGGTTAATTTAGCGATAAAAAAAGGCTCCAAAAAAGCAGTTAAATTTGTATTAGAACTACTTTCACAACTCTAA
- a CDS encoding MSC_0618 family F1-like ATPase beta subunit: MIGYISQIWTNVAEVKFTSDFEKIQLDQALVMHENKTVLIIKKILDQNTVRAVVILKAEPIAIGSQVINTLNFLQVPVGPSAKNQVFNILSQSQNTAQYRPQTIPINSTINATKENFNVKHKLLETGIKALDFFVPIFEGYKIGIFGGAGVGKTVLMKEIIFNVSKQRQKVSSIFVGSGERSREGLELFLELKESNLMAKSTMFVAQMNETPGARSMIVPMGVTAAEYARDYEKEDVLLFIDNIYRFIQATNEISSALEKNVSIGGYHATMASDVAFIQDRLYKNENGSITSFQTVFLPMDDLSDPAAITLFTHLDSSFVLSRDRMSRNIFPAFDPLVSTSNSVSVNIIGERHFNAIIAAKAIMKKYKDLEDVILILGFDELDEESKIIVRKALQLENFFTQNFFMASAFTKEPGVYVPLEKTIDSVIRIIEGEFLDVSPTEFAFIGSVDDLGKKEN, encoded by the coding sequence ATGATTGGTTATATTTCGCAGATTTGAACTAACGTTGCCGAGGTTAAATTTACAAGTGATTTTGAAAAAATCCAACTAGACCAAGCGCTTGTAATGCATGAGAATAAAACGGTTTTAATTATTAAAAAAATTCTTGACCAGAACACTGTAAGAGCAGTTGTTATTCTCAAGGCTGAACCAATTGCAATTGGCTCTCAAGTTATAAACACACTTAATTTTTTGCAAGTACCAGTTGGTCCTAGTGCCAAAAATCAAGTTTTTAACATTTTATCACAATCGCAAAATACAGCGCAATACCGACCGCAAACAATTCCGATCAATTCAACAATTAATGCAACCAAAGAAAATTTTAACGTAAAACATAAGTTATTAGAAACAGGAATAAAAGCGCTAGATTTTTTTGTGCCGATTTTTGAAGGGTATAAAATCGGAATTTTCGGCGGTGCCGGGGTGGGAAAAACCGTTTTAATGAAGGAAATAATTTTCAATGTTTCAAAACAAAGGCAAAAAGTTTCCTCAATTTTTGTTGGTTCAGGTGAGCGTTCCCGTGAAGGGTTAGAGTTATTTTTAGAACTAAAAGAGTCAAATTTAATGGCAAAATCAACAATGTTTGTTGCGCAAATGAACGAAACTCCTGGCGCTCGGTCAATGATTGTGCCAATGGGAGTAACCGCGGCTGAATATGCTCGTGATTATGAAAAAGAGGATGTACTCTTATTTATTGATAATATCTACCGGTTTATTCAAGCAACAAATGAGATATCATCGGCGCTTGAGAAAAATGTGTCAATCGGTGGGTATCATGCAACTATGGCTTCTGATGTGGCTTTTATTCAAGATAGGTTATATAAAAATGAAAATGGTTCAATTACTTCGTTTCAAACTGTTTTCCTACCAATGGACGATCTCTCCGACCCAGCAGCGATTACTTTGTTTACGCACCTTGATTCTTCTTTTGTGCTTTCCCGTGATAGAATGTCTCGAAATATTTTCCCAGCCTTTGACCCACTTGTGTCAACTTCGAATTCAGTTTCTGTAAACATAATAGGCGAAAGACACTTTAATGCAATAATTGCTGCGAAAGCAATTATGAAAAAATATAAGGATTTAGAGGATGTTATTTTAATTTTAGGGTTTGATGAACTCGATGAGGAAAGCAAAATTATTGTGCGAAAAGCATTACAGCTTGAAAATTTTTTCACTCAAAATTTCTTTATGGCATCTGCTTTTACAAAAGAACCTGGAGTTTATGTCCCATTAGAGAAAACAATTGATTCTGTAATTCGAATTATCGAGGGTGAATTTTTAGATGTTTCTCCAACTGAGTTCGCGTTTATTGGTTCAGTTGATGATTTAGGGAAAAAGGAAAACTAA
- a CDS encoding MSC_0622 family F1-like ATPase gamma subunit produces MYPSSSEKYTQNFFDQIEAKIFENWNEKDFIIPLGERAINFAKQKNMEILASFENLDNIFSNSEKIGEIIQYGIKNRQFSSVKMAVYSNKIPNYIATIFPLNQFEFKIEASQTTLKEIEKNLEKIRFFPNFEEFYQSQILSYFVSSVQILLLESQFIVYKNKLIHENTLLKEIEEKIHQLKTSILKIERELEIEELNVIKRKPKGVF; encoded by the coding sequence ATTTACCCTTCTTCTAGTGAAAAATATACACAAAACTTTTTTGATCAAATCGAAGCAAAAATTTTTGAAAATTGAAACGAAAAAGATTTCATAATCCCACTTGGCGAGCGCGCTATTAATTTCGCCAAACAAAAAAATATGGAAATTCTTGCAAGCTTTGAAAATTTAGATAATATCTTTTCAAATTCGGAAAAAATCGGCGAAATTATTCAATACGGAATTAAAAACCGCCAATTTTCGAGTGTAAAAATGGCCGTTTATTCTAATAAAATTCCGAATTATATCGCAACAATATTTCCTTTAAACCAATTTGAATTCAAAATCGAAGCGAGCCAAACTACATTAAAAGAAATTGAAAAAAATCTTGAAAAAATTCGTTTTTTCCCCAATTTTGAGGAATTTTATCAAAGTCAAATTCTTAGCTATTTTGTCTCATCGGTTCAAATTTTGCTTTTGGAGTCGCAATTTATTGTCTATAAAAATAAATTAATCCACGAAAATACGCTTTTAAAAGAAATTGAAGAAAAAATTCACCAACTAAAAACATCAATTCTCAAAATTGAACGCGAACTTGAGATTGAAGAACTCAATGTCATCAAGCGAAAACCGAAAGGAGTTTTTTAA